The sequence GGCCCGGCCGCGCCTCGCGCAGCAGGACCTTGCCGACGATCTCGCGGCGGGTGGCGCCCATCGCGTCCGCCGCGGCGACGACGCCCGGGTCGACCTCGCGCAGCGCGATCTCGACGAGCCGCGCGTAGAACGGAATGGCGCCCACGGTCAGCGGGACGATCGCGGCGGCGTTGCCGATGCTGGTGCCGACGACCGCCCGGGTGAACGGGATGATCGCCACCATCAGGATCAGGAACGGCAGCGACCGGCCGATGTTGACCACGACGCCGAGCACGCCGTTGACCGGCGGCGCTGGCAGCAGCCCGCCCCGCTCGGTGATCACCAGCAGCACCCCGGCCAGGAGCCCGAGGACGGCGGTGAACAGCGTCGCGACGCCGGTCATGTAGAGGGTCTCGCGGGTGGCGGGCCACAGCAGCGGCATGACCTCGTCCCAGCTCATCGGGGGTCCTCCTGTACGGGGTTTCCGACCTGCACGGGGTTTCCGACCACGGGGTTTCCGACCTGCACGGCCAGGCCGGACTCGCGCAGGAACGCCAGCTGCGCGGCGTTGTCCGCCGGGTCGCCGGGCAGTTCGAGCTGGAGCCGGCCGACGCGCTCGCCGCCGACCGTCTCCACGGCGCCGCCGAGGATGTTGACGTCCAGCGCGTACTTGCGGGCCAGGGCCGACACGAACGGCTCGTCGGTCGCGCCGCCGGTGAAGGTGACCTCGACCAGCGTCGTGCCGTCGCGGGGCTCGGCGGGCGGCAGCGGGAACAGGCCGCGCGCCAGCTCCGAGCCCGGGCGGGCGAGCAGCGCGGGCACCGGCCCCGACTCGGTGAACCGGCCCTCCCGCATGACCGCGGCCGAGTCGCAGATGCGCTTCACCACGTCCATCTCGTGGGTGATGAGCAGGATCGTGAGGCCGAGCCGGCGGTTGAGGTCGCGCAGCAGCTCCAGGATCGAGGCGGTCGTCTCGGGGTCGAGCGCCGACGTCGCCTCGTCCGACAGCAGCACCTTCGGCCGTCCCGCGAGCGCCCGGGCGATGCCGACGCGCTGCTTCTGGCCGCCGGAGATCTTCGCCGGGTGGGCCTTCGCGTGCTCGGTGAGCCCGACGAGGTCCAGCAGCTCGGCGACGCGCCCGGCCCGCTCGGCGCGCGGGACGCCCATGACCTCCAGCGGGAACGCGACGTTCCCGGCGACGGTCCTGCTGCCGAGCAGGCCGAAATGCTGGTGGATCATGCCGATGCCCTGGCGCGCCCGGCGCAGCTCCCCGCCGCGCAGCGCGAGCAGGTCCCGGCCGCCGACCACGACGCGGCCCTCGTCCGGGCGCTCCAGCAGGTTGACGCAGCGCAGCAGGGTGCTCTTGCCGGCGCCGCTGCGGCCTAGCACGCCGAAGACCTCGCCCTCGGCGACGGTCAGGTCGACGCCGTCGACGGCGGTCACCTCGCGGCCGCGGCCGCGGTAGACCTTACGAAGTTTTTCGATCTGAATCACAGGGAATCACCCATGCGGACGGGGGCCGCCGGAGCGCGGCGGCGTTCAGGACGGGTCGGCGATCAGGATCTGCCGGGTGTCGGAGGATGCGCCGAGGCGGCGCCCCGCGCTCAGGAAAGACCGGGCGGGTACGGTGCGTGGCTCAGCAGGTGGCGTTCGAAACACATGCGCGACTCAGGGGGTCGGAGTTCGCTCGCTTCGGGGCGCGAGTCTCAGGCGGGGGCCCTCAGTGGTCACACATTCGCCGGCAACACGTACGCCGCATGGCCCGCCGCATCGGCGGGCGGTGCTCATGGCACGGGCGTACGGAAGGCATATCAGCAGTTAACCGGCCACACACCGATGACGCAAATCCACCCGGTGTGATGCTCATCGCTCCGGATCGCGGCGTTCGCCCTAGCCGTCGCGGTAGTCGATGTAGGTCCCGCCCGAGCCGCTGCGGACGGAGATCCGGCGAGGCGAGCGGTCGTCGTAGACGGCCGGGTTGAGGTGGGCGTTGCCCGCGCCGGTCCACCCGGCGACCCGGTAACGCGAGCCCGGCGGGACGATGATCTTCACGGTGCCGGACCCCGCGGAGGCGTCCACCGCGCCCGGGGGCTCGGCGTAGCGGAGGTCGAGGGTGCCCGACGACACGTCCGCCTGCGTCTTCGGCGCGGCGAGGGCGCGGCCGGTGATCGTGCCGGACCTCGCCAGCAGCCGCAGCCGACCGCGCGCGCCGGTGACGTCGATCTCCCCGGACCCGGTCCGCAGGTCGAGGTCGCCGGTCACCCCGCGCACGTCGATCCGCCCGGAGCCGGAGACCGCCGACACGCGCGCCCCGGCCGGGACCTGGACGTCGATGTCCGCCCCGCATTCGGCGCCCGGCCAGTCCGGCCCCGAGCAGCGGAAGGTGACGAACAGGACGTCGTCCACCAGCGACTCGGTGAACTCGGGCCTGTTCGGCCCCCAGCGGAGATCCTTGTAGACGCGCGCCTCGCCGTCCGATCCCGGCCCGATCGAGACCTCGGCGCCGCTCACGTCCAGCCGCACCTCCCGGATCGTGTGCCGGTAGGGGGTCATGGACGTCGAGGTCCGCTGGACGACCCGGCCGAACGCCAGCAGGCCGGCGGGCGCGACCACGGCCAGCGCGGTCGCGAGCGCCAGCACGATCCAGACGGCGCGGCGCCTCGGCCGGTCCGGTGCGGCCGGGGCCGTCACCCCTCGCCGCCCAGGAAGCGCAGCACGGCGAGGACGCGGCGGTGGTCGCCCTCGGCGTGCGGGAGGTCGAGCTTGGCGAAGATGCCGTTGATGTGCTTGGCGACCGCGCTCTCGCTCACCACCAGCGCCGCGGCGATGCCCGCGTTGGAGCGCCCCTCGGCCATGAGGGCGAGCACCTCCCTCTCGCGCGGGGTGAGCCGGTCGAGCGGGTCGCGGTGCCGGCGCAGCAGCAGCTGCGAGACGACCTCGGGGTCCAGCGCGGTGCCGCCGGAGGCGACCCGGCGCAGCGCGTCCAGGAACACCGACACGTCCGCGACGCGGTCCTTGAGCAGGTAGCCGACCCCGCTGGTGCTGGTCGACAGCAGGTCGGCCGCGTACCGCTCCTCGACGTACTGCGACAGCAGCAGCACGGCGGTCTCGGGCGTCTCGCGCCGCATCACCAGAGCCGCGCGCACGCCCTCGTCGGTGAAACCGGGCGGCATCCGGACGTCCACGATCGCCGCGTCGGGCCGGTGCTCGCGCACGGCGGCGAGCAGTCCCTCGGCCTCGCCGACGGCCGCGGCGACCTCGAACCCGGAAGTCTCCAGGAGCTTGATCAGCCCGGCCCGCAGCAGGACCGAGTCCTCGGCGATCACAATGCGCACGGCAACTCCACGGTGACGGTCGTCGGGCCCCCCGCGGGGCTGGTGATCCGGAAGGTGCCGTCCACGGACCGGACGCGGCGGGCGAGCCCGGTCAGGCCGGTCCCGGCGGCCGGGTCGGCGCCGCCCGCGCCGTCGTCGCGGACGGTCACCAGCAGCGCGTCGCCGCGGCGGGCCACGCGGACGTCCACCTCGTTCGCTCGCGCGTGCTTGACGACGTTGGTGAGGGCCTCGGAGACGACGAAGTAGGCGACCGCCTCGACGGTGGAGGAGGCGCGCGGCTCGATGTCGACGCGGAGCCGGACGGGCAGCGGCACCCGCGCGGCGACGCCGGACAGGGCGGCGTCCAGGCCGCGGTCCTCCAGCACGGCCGGGTGCAGGCCGCGGATCAGGCCGCGCAGCTCGGTCAGCGCCGCCTTCGCCTCCTCGTGCGCCTCCACGATCACGCGCATGGCCTCGTCCGGGACGCCGGTGAGCGTCTCGCGCGCCAGGCCGAGGTTGAGCGCGAGGGAGACGAGCCGCTGCTGGGCGCCGTCGTGCAGGTCCCGTTCGATGCGGCGGCGCTCGATGTCGGCGGCGTCCACCACGCTGGCGCGCTTCTCTGCCAGGTCCTCGACGCGCCGCTGCAGTTCCTTCGCGCGGTCGGGGCCGAGCAGCGCGGCGGCGGCGCGGGCGTCCAGGAGCCGGACGCCCGCCGCCGCCCACGGCGCCGCCGCCAGGAGCAGCACCCCGACCGCGGTGAGGACGGCGAACCGCTGCGGATGGTCGACCAACCGGTCGGTGGAGTGCACCGCCCACGCGTAGGTCGCGGACGTGGCGAGGGCGAGCCCGGCCGCCCACGCCGCGATCACGACCAGCCCGCCGAGGGCGAGGAACGGCCCGGCCAGCAGGTGGTACTGGACCACCCGCCACAGCTCGGGCGAGCGCAGGTCGCGCAGCGCGTCCCAGGCGCGCCCGTCGTCGAAGCCGGGCATCCGCGGGATGTCGAGACCGAGCATCGCCCAGCACCGCTCCCGCTGCCATGACGTCAGCGGGCGCAGCGCGAGCAGCAGCAGAAGCACCGACGCGCCGGTGAGCAGGAGGATCGGCGTCACCCGCATCGGCGTCCAGACCGTCCAGAGGGAGCCGAGGATCAGCCACCCGGCGAGCTGCAGCGGCACCCCGGAGGCGACGAACACCGTGTCGCGCCATGCCGCGGCCGACCACGGAGCGTGCACGCGGACGCGCCGGGCCGCGGAGAGGGATGCCATGGGGAAACCGTATTGCCCCAGTTCGGGTGCCGCCATGAACCAGGGTGCAGGGCCGGGGGTGAACCCAGTGCCACCCCGGATCGGAAGGGTGCGCTACTGATCGCGCGGCGGTTCCCGGCGAGGCTTTGATCAGGCATCCGGGCAGCGGATGCGCACCGATCACCGTCCGCAGGAGTTCCCATGGTCGCCGTCGTCGCCCGCCCCCGTCCCCCCTCCCCCCGTCCCGCGGTCGCCGTCCGGCGCCGGCCGCGCTCCGCGCCCGGCCCCGTCGCGCGACGGACGGCGGGAGGCCGGCGGCTCGGCTGGGCGTTCATCGGAGGCGCCGCGGCGCTGGTGCCCTGGATGTGGATGCTCGCCGCCACCATGCCGCCCACCACCACGGTGTCGAACTGGTCCACCGCCTGGTTGGGGCTGGACGCGATGGAGGCCGCCGCGCTGCTCGGCACCGGCGTGCTGCTCCTGCGACGCGATCCGCGCCACGGCCTGGGCGCCGCCGCGGCCGGGACGCTGCTGGCCGTCGACGCCTGGTTCGACGTGATGACCGCCCCGCCCGGCGGGGAGCGGGCGATGGCGATCGCCCTGGCCGCGGGGGTGGAACTGCCGCTGGCCGCACTGTGCGCCACCCTCGCCGCGCGGGCGTTCCGGCCCCGCGGGCCGGTGGTCGACCATGAGATGAAGGACAGATGGCAAAGGCTTGTCGGGAGTACGCCAGACGGGTGAAACCAGACGAGCCGGACGTCTAGAGTGAGTGCCACGTGGGGCCCTCTCGCGGGAGGGCCCTTTGCCCTGCCTGCACGATCAGAGGTCCCCCATCATGAACGACCACGAGGTGCACGAGGAGTGCCTGCGGCTCCTCCGGGACGGCCTTCCCGTCCCCGCTCCCGCCGCCTTCGCCGAAGGCCGGGACTACCTTCCGCTCGGGCTCGACAAGGACGGCGACGTCGCCGTTGTCACGTTCCTTTACCAGTGGGGGGACTCCGCGCCCTCGTTCATCGAGGGCTGGACGTTCCACCGCCGCGACGGCGAGTGGATGGAGCTGGGCGGCGCAGGCGGGTCGGCCCCCGACGAGCCGCTGGCGCGCCGCTCGTCCGGCGAGATGGGGCGGCATCTGCTCAAGTACGGGTCGGCCCGGACGGTGCGCAACGCCAACCGGCTGCTGCCATGGGGCGCCAAGTGGGTGAACGAGGCGCGGCTGCGGGCCTCGGCCGAGGTCGCGCGGGTGCGGGTCGGCAAGCGGATCCTGGACGTCCCCGAGCACGGGCACGTCGTCGTGGTCTGGGGCGCCCGCCGGGGCCCGGTCATCGAGGCGCTCGCCTCCGACGGCGCGGTGCTGGACGTCATGGACCTGGACCGCCCGTCCGTCCCGGTGGCGTCCCAGGGCTGATATTTGACCGTTCGTTCTCGAACGGCCTATCGTCGTCGGCATGGCACGGACGAAAGAGTTCGATCCGGACGCCGCGCTGCTGCGCGCGCTGGAGCTGTTCTGGGAGCGCGGCTACGAGGCGACCTCCATGGCCGATCTCGTGGCGCACCTCGGCATCGCCCGGGCCAGCGTCTACGCCACGTTCGGCGGCAAGCGCGAGCTGTACCTGAAGGCCCTCGAACGCTACCTCCGCGACACCGACCCGAAGATCGCCGAGGCGCTGTCGCAGCCCGGGCCCGTGCTGCCGGCGGTCCTCGCGCTGATCGAGGGCTACGCCGAGGAGTCGGCGCACGGCCGGCCCCGCCTCGGCTGCCTCGTGGTGAACACCGCGGTCGAACTGGCCGCGCGCGACGCCGAGGCCGCGCGCCTGGTCGAGGCGAGCTGGAACTTCCTGGAGGCCTCGCTCACCACGGCGCTGACCCGGGCCCGGGCCCAAGGCGAACTGTCCCCGGACAAGGACCCCCGCGCGCTGGCCCGTCTCCTGCTCGTCCTCTTCCAGGGCATGCGCGTCCTCGGCCGCGCCCCCGCCGACGACCACCGCCTCCGCGACGCGACCCGCCAGGCCGCCGCCCTCTTCACCTGACCGGACCCGCCCCGCCGCCCGGCGGGGCTTCTTTCGCCCCCTATTCAAGACCGATCGATCTAATATTTTGGGAGACACGCCATGCCCTTCGACGGCAAGATCGTCCTCATCACCGGCGGCGCGGGCGGCATCGGCCGCGCCACCGCGCACGCCTTCGCCCGCGAGGGCGCGACCGTCGTCCTGGCCGGACGCGACGCGGCGGCGCTGGCCGAGGCGGTGAAGGAGATCGGCCCCGGCCGGGCCGACCATGTCGTCGCGGACGTGGCCGACCCCGCGTCGGCCGCCGGGATGGTCGAGGCGGTCGCGGGCCGCCACGGCGGCCTCCACGTCGCCGTCAACAACGCCGGGATCTTCGGCGCCACCGGACCCGTCGCCGACGTCGACGCCACCGCCTGGAACGACGTCCTGGCGGTGAACCTGACCGGCGTTTTCCTGTCGATGAAGCACGAGATCGCCCACATGCGCGCCCACGGCGGCGGCGCGATCGTCAACGTCGCGTCCAACATCGGCGCGCACGGGCGCCACCCCGGCCTCGCGGCGTACGCGGCGTCCAAGGCGGCGGTCAGCGTCCTCACCCGCACCGCCGCCCTCGACCACGTCGCCGACGGCGTCCGCGTCAACGCCGTCAGCCCGGGCGCCACCGACACGCCGATGTCGCTGCGCCCCGGCGAGACGCCCGCCGAGCGCGCCGAGCGGATGCGCGCCGCCGCGCCGTCGGGCCGTGTGGCCGACACCGCCGAGGTGGCCGAGACCATCCTGTGGCTGGCCTCGGACGCGTCGTCCCATGTTGTCGGCCACGACCTGGTCGTCGACGGAGGCGTCACCGCCTGACGACGCTTTCCGGGCGGTACACCGGGCAGACTCCCTGCATGGCCATCACACCCGATCACGACTCCGGCCCGGAACGCTTCCGCCTCGCCGCCAGGGTCACCAGGAAGTACCTGATCGGGGCTCGGAGCCTGCACGACCACATCGCCTTCAAGCTGCTGGGCTCGGGCGCGTCGCGCGTCCTGGACATCGGCTGCGGGGAGGGCGCCCTCAGCGACGCCCTCCCCCACCCGCCGCCGTTCCGGCTCGTGGGGCTGGACGTCTCCGCCGACCTGGTGTCCGCCCACCCGGCGCCGCGCCTGCGGGCCGACGCGCTGCGCCTGCCGTTCCGGGACGGGACCTTCGACGCCGCCGTGGGCCTGAACCTGCTCCCCCAGTTGGACGACCCCGGACGGGCGCTGCGCGAGGCCCGGCGCATCCTCGCCCCGGGCGGCCTCCTCCTGGTCAGCGCGATCTGCCGGACCGACAGCCCCGAACTGTCGCCGGTGTGGCGCCCCGAGCCGACCACGTTCGACGCCGAGGAGGCCCCGGCCCGCGTCGGCGAGGTCTTCGGCGAGGTCGAGGTGGAGCGCTGGGACGCCCCCCTGATCACCCTCCCCGACCAGGCCGCCGTCCGCGACTACCTGATCGCCCGGCGGGTCCCCCGTCCCCAGGCCACCGAGGCCGCCACCCGCCTCCGCACACCCCTCCCGGTGACGAAACGAGGCTCCCTGGTCCTAGCCCGCCGGTGAGGGGTCGGCGGCCCGCCCGCCACGGGCACTACAGCCATCCACGTTCCTTCGCGGTGCGGGCGGCGGTGTGGCGGTTGTCGGCGCCCAGTTTGGTGACGGCGGCGGAGAGGTAGTTGCGGACGGTGCCCTCGGAGAGGCCCAGCGTGCGCGCGATGCGGGAGACGGGGGCGCCGTCGGCGGCGGCGCGCAGGGTGTCGAGCTCGCGCGGGGTGAGGGGGCACTCCTCGGCGGCGAGCGCGTCGGCGGCGAGCTGGGGGTCGATGTAGCGGGCGCCCCCGGCGACCTGCCGGATGACCTCGGCGAGCCGGCGGCCGGGGGCGTCCTTGCCGAGGAAGCCGCGGACGCCGGCGGCCATGGCGCGCCGCAGGTTGCCGGGGCGGCCGTGCGCGGTCACGATCACCAGGCGGCAGGCGGGCAGCTCGCGGGACAGCCGCTCGGCCGCGGCGAGACCGTCCAGTCCGGGCATGTCGATGTCGAGGACGGCGACGTCGGGCCTGAGGGCGAGGGCGCGCTCGACGGCCTCGTCGCCGCGCCCGACGTCGGCGGCGACCTCGATGCCGTCCTCGGCCTCCAGCAGCAGGACGAGCGCCTCCCTGATCAGGAGGTGGTCGTCGGCGAGCAGCACGCGGATCATGCGTCTCCCTTCGCGGGGACCGAGGCCGTCACCCGGAACGTCCCGTCGCCCGCGGGGCCCGCCCGGAAGCGGCCGCCGGCGGCCGTGATCCGTTCGGCGAGCCCGGCCAGGCCGCTGCCGGCGTCCCCGGCGCCGCGGCGCGCGGCGCCGTCGTTGACGACCTCCAGCTGGACGCGGTCGCGGCCGGCCCGGAGGGTGATCTCGCACCAGCTGGCGCTGGAGTGCCGCAGCACGTTGGTGGCGGCCTCGCGGGCGACCCAGCCGAGCGGCTCGTGAACGTGGGCGGGCAGCTCCGGCGACACCTCGGGGCGCTCGCAGCGGATCCCGGCGGCGCGCAGGACGGCGGACATGCCGTCCAGCTCGGTGCGCAGGGACGTGGCGCGATAGCCGCGGACGACCTCGCGCACGTCCCGCACCGCGTCCCGCGCCATCGTCTGGATCTCGGTCAGCTCCTTGCGGACGCGGCCGTCGTCGCGTTCGACGAACCGTTCGGCCACCTCGGCGCGCAGCGCGACGGCCTGGAGGCTGTGGCCGAGCACGTCGTGCAGGTCGCGGGCGAACCGGAGGCGCTCCTCCCCCACCGCGGACCGGGCCAGCTCCGCGCGCGCCTCCCGGAGCTCCTGGACGACGTGGAACAGCCAGACCGTGACGTATCCGGAGAAGGCGCCGAGCGGCACGCCCGTCACCTCGTACAGGACGGTCAGCGCGGGGAGCCCGAGGAGCACGCCGTAGACGGGGGTCAGGACGGTCGCCGCCGCGGTCACGGCGATCGCCTCGCGCACCGGGAGCACGACGGCGATCAGCCCGGCGGGGACCAGGAGTGCGTTGCCCCAGCCCTGACCGGTGTCGAGCAGCGGCGGCAGCGCCCAGCAGATCGCCGCGATCGCGGCGAGCCCGAGCCTGTGCGCGGGGGCGGTGCGGCGCATCAGGTTCTGCCAGAGGAGGCGGGCGTAGAGGGCGAAGGCGGCGCCGGCCCCGAGGAGGGCCAGGATCAGGCGGCCGGCGTCCCGCCGGTCGACGATCTCGTACCAGAGCGCCGGCAGCAGGAACCCGGCCAGCGTCAGCGCCGTCATCCCCACGATGATCGCGGCGATGACGGTGGGCCGGGGGATCCTGGGCTGCACGCGCCCAGCGTATGCGGCCGTCAAGGGGGGCGCGGGGGCTCAGGCGGCGCGGAGGCGGGCGGCGTCCCGTCCGGTGACCAGGCGGCCCTCGTCCAGGATCCCGACCCGGTCGGCGCGGCACGCCTCGTCCGGGTCGCGGGTCGTGACCACCACGGCGACCCCGTCCGCGGCCAGTCTCGCCAGGACCGACCACACCTCGCGCGCGGCGGCGCCGCCGAGCCCGGCGGTGGGCTCGTCGAGGACGAGCACGTCCGACCGTCCGACCAGGGCCAGCGCCAGGTCGAGCAGGCGCCGCCGCCCCGCGGTCAGCCGCTCGAACGGCACGTCGGCGAGCCGGGCGAGGCCGACCAGGCGCAGCGCCTCGTCGCGGGTGAGCGGGTCGAGGGTCCAGCGCCGCCAGGTGTCGACCACCTCGGCGACGGTCAGTCCCGGGAACAGGCCGCCGTCGCGCCAGACGGCGCCGGCGCGCGCGGCGTCCCGGTCGGTGTAGGGGTCGGCGCCGCGAAGCCGGACGGTTCCGCCGGTGGGCCGCCGCAGTCCCGCGAGGATCTCCAGGAGGGCCGTCTTGCCGGAGCCGTAGCGGCCCAGCAGCGCGTACACCTCGCCCTGCGCCACGGTGAACGAGACGGTGCGCACGGCCTCGTTCAGGTCCAGGTCGCGTACCTCGATCACAGGTGCCTTCATGGCCTCCATGCTGTCCGGCGGGCGCGCGGGCGTGCAGTCACGGACGTCAGGAAACGATCATGAAGTTCTCAGGGGTGGCCCATGACGAATGTCATGGTTCGGCGATCGCCCATCCGGAGGGCGGGACGACGGCGCCGTCCCTGGAGAAGGCCGCGTCCCCCGCCACGCACGTCCAGCCGGCGTCGGGCAGGCTCACCTTCGCGGGCTCCTCGCCCGCGTTCAGGACGACTCCCAGCCGCTCGGGACCGCTCTCCACGGTGTAGGAGAAGGCCGTGTTGGTCAAGGTGGCAGCCGTGGACCGGGCCCGGACCAGCCACGGATGGCGCCGTCTCACTCCGATCAGGTCCTGGTGAAGGCGGTGGTGGACGCCGCCGTGACCGGGGACCTCGCCGGGGCGGGCGGGGAACGGCGGCCGTATGGCGTCGTCTCCGCCTTCGCGGTCCTCCTTGACGCCCTCGAAGGCGAACTCGTCCCCCGCGTAGATCGACGGGACGCCGCCGACGGTCATCAGGATCACGAGTGCGTGGGCCAGATCGCGCCGTTCGGTCAGCCGGGTGGCGATGCGGGTCACGTCGTGATTGCCGATGAAGGTCTGCGGGGCGAACGTGGCCAGCATCCCGTTGTGGCGGTCCAGTGCGTGGGCGAGTTCGAAGAAGTTCCGGTCGTTCAGCGAGCTCCAGATGGCCTTCCACAGCTCGTACTGGGTGACGGAGTCGAATCCCGCCTGCTTCACAACGCCCGCGTAGTCGCCATGGATGACCTCGCCGACGAGCCAGGCATCGGGAAAGCGCGCGCGGACGCGGTCGGTGACCGTCCGCCAGAAGTCCGGTGGGACGGCGTAGGCGGCGTCGAGGCGCCATCCGTCTATGCCGCGCTCCAGCCAGTGGGTCATGACGTCGGTGACGTAGTCGGCGACCTCGGGTTCGGCGTGGTTCAGGGTGACGAGCCTGTCGTGGCCCTCGAACGTGCGCAGGTCGGCATGGAACCACTTGCGGTACGCGGAGGCGTCGCCCTTGGCGGCGACATCGGCGAACGGGACGAACCCGCGCCCGACGTGGTTGAAGACGCCGTCGAGCAGCACGCGGACACCCCTGCCGGACGCCTCGTCGATCAGCCGCCGCAGGTCGTCCTCTCCGCCGAGCCGGGGATCGACCCGGTAGTGGTCGACGGTGTCGTAGCCATGTGTCTCGGACGCGAACACCGGGCCGAGCGCGAGTCCGTTGCAGCCGAGGCCGACGAGATGGTCGAGCCAGCCGGTGATCCGGCCGAGCCGCGGTTCAGGGGCGGCGGCGGCCTCACGTTCGGCACCGACGAAGCCGAGGGGATAGACATGCCACCAGATGGCGTGATCGGGCCAGCGCATGCGCCCCTCCCTACCCGGAAAATCATTACGTAACCGCGAACTATTCGGCCAGGCGTTCCATGAGCCGGGCGGCCACCCGCAGGAGGTCGAGTTCAGCCTCCGACAGCCCGGCGAGGGCTCCCGCCAGCCAGGCTTCGCGCTCGGCGACGTCGCGCCGCAGCGCCTCGGCACCCCGCTCGGTGAGGGCCAGCACGACCTGGCGCCTGTCCCGGTCGGCGCGGGCCCGGGAGATCAGCCCCTCGGCCTCCAGTTCGGCGAAGACACGCGTCAGGGACTGCGGGCGCTGCCCTTCCGCCCCGGCGACCTCGCCCGCCGTGCCGGGACCGTTCCGGTACAGGTGGCCGAGCACGGTGAGCTTGTTCAAGCTCAGCGCCTCGGGCGACCTGGCCGTGCGCATCCGGCGCGACATGCGCATGACCCCGTGCCGGATCTCCGTCACGGCCTCCGTTGACACTCGCTCCATAATGCTACGCTATCACTTACTAATTAGGAGGCGGTCATGGCTCTCGACAGAGCGCGGGTCCGTTCGGCGCCGCCGGCCGCCGTCACCATGGCGGCCGTCCTCGCCGCCTTCGGTTCGGCGCTTGTGCTGGAACAACTCGCCCACCCGGGCGTCGACGCCGTCGTGCAGGCGGTCGTCCTGACCGTCACGCTCGCCGGAGCCCAGCGGGGCATACCGCCGGCCGACCGGCTCGCCGCCTGCGTCGTCATGCCCCTCGTCGCCCTTGCCATGGCCGCGCTGGGGGCGCTCATGTCCGACCACCGCGTGGCGGGCGACGCCGCTTTCATGCTCCTCGTCACGTCCGCCATCTGGATCCGCAGGTTCGGGCGCCGTTTCGCGCGCGTGGGCACGCTCATGACGCTTCCGGCGGTGGCCCTTCTCGTCGTCCCGCACGCGCATGCACCGGGACACCTCGTGTGGGCACCGGTCATGGCACTGATCGCGTGGTTCTGGGTCACGGCGTTCCAGTTGCTCGCCGACCACGTGACCGCGACCGGCCCTGCCGGCACGGAGGGACCGGAAAGACGGAGCCCGGTCAGTGGGCGGATGGCCGCCCAGATGGCGGTCGCCCTGGCCGCCGCGTTCACCGCAGGCCATCTGCTCTTCCCCGGCCACTGGTCCTGGGTCGTCCTCACCGCGTTCATCGTGTGCAACGGCGCCCTTGGGCAAGGAGACGCGTTGCACAAGGGCTTCCTGCGCACGCTCGGCGCGGCCGGTGGCACCCTTCTGGCCACCCTCTTGGCGGGGATGTCCGGTCCGGGGAACCGGTGGTCCGTCGCGCTCGTCTTCGTCGTGCTGGGTGTCGCCGTC is a genomic window of Actinomadura citrea containing:
- a CDS encoding MarR family winged helix-turn-helix transcriptional regulator, which produces MERVSTEAVTEIRHGVMRMSRRMRTARSPEALSLNKLTVLGHLYRNGPGTAGEVAGAEGQRPQSLTRVFAELEAEGLISRARADRDRRQVVLALTERGAEALRRDVAEREAWLAGALAGLSEAELDLLRVAARLMERLAE
- a CDS encoding ATP-binding cassette domain-containing protein — its product is MKAPVIEVRDLDLNEAVRTVSFTVAQGEVYALLGRYGSGKTALLEILAGLRRPTGGTVRLRGADPYTDRDAARAGAVWRDGGLFPGLTVAEVVDTWRRWTLDPLTRDEALRLVGLARLADVPFERLTAGRRRLLDLALALVGRSDVLVLDEPTAGLGGAAAREVWSVLARLAADGVAVVVTTRDPDEACRADRVGILDEGRLVTGRDAARLRAA
- a CDS encoding alpha-amylase family protein, with protein sequence MRWPDHAIWWHVYPLGFVGAEREAAAAPEPRLGRITGWLDHLVGLGCNGLALGPVFASETHGYDTVDHYRVDPRLGGEDDLRRLIDEASGRGVRVLLDGVFNHVGRGFVPFADVAAKGDASAYRKWFHADLRTFEGHDRLVTLNHAEPEVADYVTDVMTHWLERGIDGWRLDAAYAVPPDFWRTVTDRVRARFPDAWLVGEVIHGDYAGVVKQAGFDSVTQYELWKAIWSSLNDRNFFELAHALDRHNGMLATFAPQTFIGNHDVTRIATRLTERRDLAHALVILMTVGGVPSIYAGDEFAFEGVKEDREGGDDAIRPPFPARPGEVPGHGGVHHRLHQDLIGVRRRHPWLVRARSTAATLTNTAFSYTVESGPERLGVVLNAGEEPAKVSLPDAGWTCVAGDAAFSRDGAVVPPSGWAIAEP
- a CDS encoding FUSC family protein, with the protein product MALDRARVRSAPPAAVTMAAVLAAFGSALVLEQLAHPGVDAVVQAVVLTVTLAGAQRGIPPADRLAACVVMPLVALAMAALGALMSDHRVAGDAAFMLLVTSAIWIRRFGRRFARVGTLMTLPAVALLVVPHAHAPGHLVWAPVMALIAWFWVTAFQLLADHVTATGPAGTEGPERRSPVSGRMAAQMAVALAAAFTAGHLLFPGHWSWVVLTAFIVCNGALGQGDALHKGFLRTLGAAGGTLLATLLAGMSGPGNRWSVALVFVVLGVAVWLRPKSYAYWAGGITAALALLYGYLGQSAMPLLWTRMEAILAGAVIGVASAWFVLPFRTGDVLRRRSAAALAVLPRALQGEPGAMAGFERSVADLDKLYPPLRTHRAITRQRPHHADVVDHLRDILGHLRAPPADGTAQEKIDTAVAGIRELYAPATRVPGSPGSARPDAWSRKAPG
- a CDS encoding sensor histidine kinase; the encoded protein is MQPRIPRPTVIAAIIVGMTALTLAGFLLPALWYEIVDRRDAGRLILALLGAGAAFALYARLLWQNLMRRTAPAHRLGLAAIAAICWALPPLLDTGQGWGNALLVPAGLIAVVLPVREAIAVTAAATVLTPVYGVLLGLPALTVLYEVTGVPLGAFSGYVTVWLFHVVQELREARAELARSAVGEERLRFARDLHDVLGHSLQAVALRAEVAERFVERDDGRVRKELTEIQTMARDAVRDVREVVRGYRATSLRTELDGMSAVLRAAGIRCERPEVSPELPAHVHEPLGWVAREAATNVLRHSSASWCEITLRAGRDRVQLEVVNDGAARRGAGDAGSGLAGLAERITAAGGRFRAGPAGDGTFRVTASVPAKGDA